One window of the Nocardia huaxiensis genome contains the following:
- the fadD32 gene encoding long-chain-fatty-acid--AMP ligase FadD32 gives MGENFDDYLDEHGNISIPDNLTMIDLVDKHSQANGGELAYRFIDYSRERDGEYHDITWDQFGVRLRAVAARLQQVTQPGDRVAILAPQGLDYVVAMYAAVYAGNIAVPLFDPDEQGHSDRLHAVLADCQPSAILTVAAAAAGVRELFKDLPAPKRPRIIAVEAIPDSVGVSWVRPDIKVDSIAYLQYTSGSTRTPAGVEITHRAVGTNLLQMIDAIGITEKARGVTWLPLFHDMGLLTVILPTIGGKYITIMSPSAFVRRPYRWIKELAAQEDGAEIFAAAPNFAFEHAAVRGLPKPGEELDLSNVIGLINGSEPVSVTSMKKFNDAFAPYGLPKTAIKPCYGMAEATLFVSATKRDDEARTVWVDRTELNAGRMTQVDPDAENAVAQVSCGYVALSQWAVIVDPETGAEKPDGEVGEIWLHGGNMGIGYWGRPEESVATFENRLNSRLPQGSHAEGAAADARWMRTGDFGSYLDGELYITGRVKDLVIVDGRNHYPQDLEYSAQESSNALRPGFVAAFSVADADNAEKLVIVAERGTGAAKLDPEPIAETVRAAIAKRHGVNVQDLLLVPAGSIPRTSSGKIARRACKTAYVEGTLRGGYRQQAFPDATD, from the coding sequence ATCGGCGAGAACTTCGATGACTATCTGGACGAGCACGGCAACATCTCGATCCCTGACAACCTGACCATGATCGACCTGGTCGACAAGCACAGTCAGGCCAATGGAGGCGAGCTCGCCTACCGCTTTATCGACTATTCGCGCGAACGCGACGGCGAGTACCACGACATCACGTGGGACCAGTTCGGCGTCCGATTGCGCGCGGTGGCCGCCCGGCTGCAGCAGGTGACGCAGCCGGGCGACCGCGTGGCAATCCTTGCGCCGCAGGGGCTCGACTACGTCGTGGCCATGTACGCGGCGGTCTATGCCGGCAATATCGCCGTGCCGCTGTTCGATCCGGACGAGCAGGGTCACTCGGACCGGCTGCACGCGGTCCTCGCCGACTGTCAGCCGTCGGCCATCCTCACCGTCGCCGCCGCGGCGGCGGGGGTGCGGGAGCTGTTCAAGGATCTGCCCGCACCGAAACGGCCGCGCATCATTGCGGTGGAAGCGATTCCGGACAGCGTGGGCGTGTCCTGGGTGCGTCCGGACATCAAGGTCGACAGCATCGCCTACCTGCAGTACACCTCGGGTTCCACGCGCACCCCGGCCGGTGTGGAGATCACACACCGGGCGGTCGGCACCAACCTGCTGCAGATGATCGACGCCATCGGCATCACCGAAAAGGCCCGCGGCGTCACCTGGTTGCCGCTGTTCCACGACATGGGCCTGCTGACGGTGATCCTGCCGACCATCGGCGGCAAGTACATCACCATCATGTCGCCCAGCGCCTTCGTGCGGCGGCCCTACCGCTGGATCAAGGAGCTGGCTGCGCAGGAGGACGGTGCCGAGATCTTCGCGGCGGCACCGAATTTCGCCTTCGAGCACGCCGCGGTGCGCGGCCTGCCCAAGCCGGGGGAGGAGCTCGACCTCTCCAATGTGATCGGCCTGATCAACGGCAGCGAACCGGTGTCGGTGACGTCGATGAAGAAGTTCAACGACGCCTTCGCCCCGTACGGCCTGCCCAAGACCGCCATCAAACCCTGCTACGGCATGGCCGAGGCCACCCTGTTCGTCTCCGCCACCAAGCGCGACGACGAGGCCCGCACGGTCTGGGTGGACCGCACCGAACTCAACGCCGGCCGCATGACCCAGGTCGATCCGGACGCGGAAAACGCTGTGGCGCAGGTGTCCTGCGGCTACGTGGCGCTGTCGCAGTGGGCGGTCATCGTGGACCCGGAGACCGGCGCGGAGAAGCCGGACGGCGAGGTCGGCGAGATCTGGCTGCACGGCGGCAATATGGGCATCGGCTACTGGGGCCGGCCGGAGGAAAGCGTCGCCACCTTCGAGAATCGGCTGAATTCCCGTCTGCCGCAGGGCAGCCACGCCGAGGGCGCGGCCGCCGACGCCCGGTGGATGCGCACCGGCGACTTCGGCTCCTACCTCGACGGCGAGCTCTACATCACCGGCCGCGTCAAGGATCTGGTGATTGTGGACGGCCGCAATCACTACCCGCAGGACCTCGAGTACTCGGCGCAGGAATCCAGCAATGCCCTGCGTCCGGGCTTCGTCGCCGCCTTCTCGGTGGCCGACGCCGACAATGCCGAGAAGCTGGTGATAGTGGCCGAACGGGGAACGGGCGCAGCCAAACTGGATCCGGAGCCGATCGCGGAGACGGTGCGTGCCGCCATCGCGAAACGGCACGGGGTCAACGTTCAGGATCTGCTGCTGGTGCCCGCCGGGTCGATCCCGCGGACCTCCAGCGGCAAGATCGCGCGGCGGGCCTGCAAGACGGCGTACGTGGAGGGCACCCTGCGCGGCGGCTATCGCCAGCAGGCGTTCCCGGACGCTACCGACTAG
- a CDS encoding KasA/KasB family beta-ketoacyl-ACP synthase has product MQTPNRRKFPDVVVTSLAATTSIAGDVDSTWKGLLNGESGIDVLEDSFLDDFQLPVRIGGHLKVTPTSQLTHAECRRMSYVEQMATVLGREVWRNAGNPEVDKDRLGVAIGTGLGGAEMLIIARDKLAHGGYRKVSPLTVQTTMPNGAAAIVGTELGARAGITTPVSACSSGSEAIANAWQKIVMGEADMMVTGGVEGSIQALPIAGFSMMRAMSTRNHDPKGASRPFDKDRDGFVFGEAGALMVIETEEHAKARGATIHARIMGAGITSDGFHLVAPDPEGTGAARAMARAMEHAGIAKSDVSHINAHATATPIGDTAEANAIYQAVGNHAAVYAPKSALGHSIGAVGALESVITVLSVRDGIVPPTLNLDNLDPEIDLDVVHGQARPGRYDYALNNSFGFGGHNVALAFGRY; this is encoded by the coding sequence ATGCAGACGCCCAACCGCAGGAAATTTCCCGACGTCGTCGTGACCTCGCTGGCCGCCACCACGTCCATCGCCGGTGACGTCGACTCGACCTGGAAGGGACTACTCAACGGGGAGAGCGGAATCGACGTCCTGGAGGACAGCTTCCTCGACGATTTCCAACTGCCCGTGCGCATCGGCGGCCACCTCAAGGTGACCCCCACCTCCCAGCTTACCCACGCCGAATGCCGTCGCATGTCCTACGTGGAGCAGATGGCCACCGTGCTCGGCCGCGAGGTCTGGCGCAATGCCGGCAATCCGGAGGTGGACAAGGACCGTCTCGGCGTCGCCATCGGCACCGGTCTGGGCGGTGCGGAGATGCTCATCATCGCCCGCGACAAGCTGGCGCACGGCGGCTACCGCAAGGTTTCGCCGCTGACCGTGCAGACCACCATGCCCAATGGCGCGGCGGCCATCGTCGGCACCGAACTCGGTGCGCGAGCGGGCATTACGACTCCCGTTTCGGCCTGTTCGTCCGGTTCTGAGGCGATTGCCAATGCCTGGCAGAAGATCGTCATGGGTGAGGCCGACATGATGGTCACCGGCGGCGTGGAGGGCTCCATCCAGGCGCTGCCCATCGCCGGGTTCTCCATGATGCGCGCCATGAGCACCCGCAATCACGACCCCAAGGGCGCGTCCCGCCCCTTCGACAAGGACCGCGACGGCTTCGTTTTCGGCGAGGCGGGCGCGCTCATGGTCATCGAGACCGAGGAGCACGCCAAGGCGCGCGGCGCGACCATCCACGCCCGGATCATGGGCGCGGGCATCACCTCCGACGGTTTCCACCTGGTCGCCCCGGACCCGGAGGGCACCGGCGCGGCCCGTGCCATGGCGCGCGCCATGGAGCACGCCGGAATCGCCAAATCCGATGTCTCCCATATCAATGCGCACGCCACCGCGACCCCGATCGGTGACACCGCCGAGGCGAATGCCATCTATCAGGCGGTCGGCAATCACGCCGCGGTGTACGCGCCCAAGTCCGCGCTGGGCCATTCCATCGGCGCGGTCGGTGCGCTGGAATCGGTCATCACCGTTTTGTCGGTACGCGACGGAATCGTCCCGCCCACCCTGAATTTGGACAATCTGGACCCGGAAATCGATCTCGACGTGGTGCACGGCCAGGCCCGTCCCGGTCGCTACGACTACGCCCTCAACAACTCCTTCGGGTTCGGCGGGCACAACGTCGCCCTGGCCTTCGGCCGGTACTGA
- a CDS encoding acyl-ACP desaturase, producing the protein MARSLTQLELLMELEPIAEQNVNRHLSMAKDWHPHDYVPWDDGRNFAAMDGEDWELGQSRLSEVARAAMITNLLTEDNLPSYHREIAENFSQDGAWGTWVGRWTAEENRHGIVIRDYLVVTRGVDPVALERDRMVHMTNGYSAMSLVQQGTGNQAIRADAGFMHSVVYVTFQELATRVSHRNTGKVCNDPIADRMLQRIAADENLHMIFYRNICEAALNLSPDQALEAISNVVQNFQMPGAGMPNFRRNGVLMAKHGIYDLRQHLEEVVLPVLKKWNIMERSDFGARGEQLRNELGEFIERLRKDVVRFEEQRDKALAREAARRDSALEQPAMA; encoded by the coding sequence GTGGCCAGGAGTCTCACGCAGTTGGAACTGCTCATGGAGCTGGAACCGATTGCCGAGCAGAATGTGAACAGGCATCTATCCATGGCCAAGGACTGGCATCCGCACGACTATGTGCCGTGGGATGACGGTCGCAACTTTGCAGCTATGGACGGTGAAGATTGGGAACTCGGACAATCCCGACTCAGCGAGGTCGCCCGCGCGGCCATGATCACCAATCTGCTCACCGAGGACAATTTGCCCAGCTATCACCGGGAGATCGCGGAGAACTTCTCCCAGGACGGTGCGTGGGGCACCTGGGTCGGGCGCTGGACCGCCGAGGAGAACCGGCACGGCATCGTCATCCGCGACTATCTCGTGGTGACCCGCGGCGTCGACCCGGTGGCGCTGGAACGGGATCGAATGGTGCACATGACCAATGGCTATTCGGCCATGAGCCTGGTGCAGCAGGGCACGGGCAATCAGGCAATTCGGGCGGATGCCGGATTTATGCACTCTGTCGTCTATGTGACATTTCAGGAATTGGCCACTCGCGTTTCTCATCGCAATACCGGCAAAGTGTGCAATGACCCGATTGCGGACCGAATGCTGCAGCGCATCGCCGCGGACGAAAACCTGCACATGATCTTCTATCGCAACATCTGCGAGGCCGCCCTGAACCTGTCGCCGGATCAGGCCCTGGAAGCGATCAGCAATGTGGTGCAGAACTTCCAGATGCCCGGCGCGGGCATGCCCAACTTCCGCCGCAATGGCGTGCTCATGGCCAAGCACGGCATCTACGATCTGCGCCAGCATCTCGAAGAGGTCGTCCTGCCGGTGCTCAAGAAGTGGAACATCATGGAGCGCAGCGACTTCGGGGCGCGCGGCGAGCAGCTGCGGAACGAGCTCGGCGAGTTCATCGAACGCCTGCGCAAGGACGTGGTCCGGTTCGAGGAGCAGCGCGACAAGGCCCTCGCCCGCGAGGCCGCCCGCCGCGACAGCGCCCTCGAGCAACCCGCCATGGCCTGA